The following is a genomic window from Enterobacteriaceae endosymbiont of Donacia sparganii.
AGTTTTTCTTTGAATATGATCTAATAAACGTCCTGGAGTTGCTATAATAATTTGAACTCCTAAATGTAAACGTTTAAGTTGTATTTGATAAGATTGTCCTCCATATAAAGCTAAAATATTAATTCCATTAATATATTTTGCAAAGATAGAAGCTGCTTCAGCTACTTGTATTGCTAATTCTCTTGTAGGTGTTAAAATTAATACTTGTGTTTTTTTAATAGATAGATTTAAATTATTTAATAAAGGTAATATGAATGCAGCAGTTTTACCACTACCTGTTTGTGCTATTCCTAATACATCTTTTTTTAATAATAAATAAGGAATACATTTTTTTTGGATAGGAGATGGTTTTATGTATCCTATATCTTTTAATGATTTTAAAATAAATTTATTTAAACCAAATTTAGTAAAAGTAATATTCGTCATATAATAAACATACCTCATTTTAAATATATAATTTTAAAAAAAATTAGTAATTATCTAATAATTAATAGATAGGATGATGAAAGTTTATAATTAAATTGTAATTATGTTTATAACACAACATAATTACAAATATTAAAATACTTAATATAAATAATAATTTTACAATTAATCTTTATAAATTACTATATTTAATAAATATTTTTATTTTTAAAAAATATTATTTCTTAAAAAAATTTATATAATTATTTATAAATAAATTTTTAATAAAAAAATAAATTATTAAAAATTAAATTTTATCAATAATAGCAGCTTTTATACTTAATCTTATTCTTCCTTGTTTATCAATTTCCATAACTTTAACAAGTACATTTTGTAATACTTGTAAATAATCACTTACTTTACTAACATGTTTATTAGTAATTTGTGAAATATGTACTAATCCCTCTTTACCATTACCTATAGAGATAAAAGCTCCAAACTCTACAATACGTATAACTTTACCATTATAAATTTGACCAACAATTATATCTGCTGTAATTTCTTCTATACGACGAATTGCAAATTTAATTTTTTCATTATTTTTAGCAGCAATTTTTACAATTCCACTGTCTTCTATTTCAATAACTGTATCAGTTTCTTCAGTTAAAGCTCTAATAACAGATCCTCCCTTTCCTATCATATCTTTAATTTTTTCTGGATTAATTTTTATTGTATGAATTCTTGGTGCAAATTCTGAAATTTTTTTTCTAGGAATAGAAATAACTTGTTTCATTACTTCTAAAATATGTAATCTTGCTAATTTAGCTTGAAATAAAGCTGATTTTATTATTTCATAAGTTATACCCTCTATTTTCATATCCATTTGTAATGAAGTAATACCTATTTTAGTTCCTGCAACTTTAAAATCCATGTCACCTAAATGATCTTCATCACCTAAAATATCTGATAATATTATAAAATTATTTTCTTCTTTAATTAATCCCATAGCTATTCCAGCTACAGCATTTTTTATTGGAATACCTGCATCCATCATAGCTAAAGATGCTCCACACACTGAAGCCATAGAAGATGAACCATTAGATTCTGTAATTTCAGAAACAATACGAATTGTATAAGGAAAATTATCTAAACTAGGCATAATAGGTATTAAAGATTTTTTTGCTAAATTTCCGTGTCCAATTTCACGTCTTTTAGGAGAACTAATTATACCAATTTCACCAACAGAATAGGGAGGAAAATTATAATGAAATAAAAAATTATCTGTTTTGTTATTTATTAAATCATCTAATGATTGAGCATCTCTAGTGGTTCCTAATGTAGCTGTTACTAAAGCTTGAGTTTCTCCTCTTGTAAATAAAGCAGAACCGTGTGTTCTAGGAAGAACACCTATACGTACATCTAAACCACGTATCATATCATGTTCACGTCCATCAATTCTAAGATTTTTATTAATAATATTTTTTCGAACTATATTTTTTTCTAATTCATAAAAAATTTCATTAAAATCATGAATTGAAATATTTTCATATTCTTTTTCTTCTTTTATTAATTCAATAATTTTTAATTTTAAAGAATCAATTTTATTAATTCTAATTTGTTTTTCTTTAATACTATATATTTTACTTAATTTTTTATAAGATAAAAAATTAATTTTTTGTTTAAGTTTTTTATTTTTTAAAGGATATAAAATCCATTCATAAGATTTTTTTTTTATTTGATTAGATAATTTAATAATATTATTAATTAAAATTTGTTGTTGATTATGTCCATATATTATTGCTTCTAAAATTTGTTCTTCAGTTAATAAATAAGATTTAGCTTCTACCATTAAAACAGCTTTTTTAGTACTGGAAATAATTAAATCTAATTTACTATTTTTCATTTCTTTTATACTAGGATTTAAAACATAATTATTATTAATATAACCAATACGTGCAGTACCAAATGGTCCATTAAATGGGATTCCAGATAAATTTAAAACAGTAGATGCTCCTATAATAGCTACAATATCTGGATTAATCTCAGGATTTACAGACATAACAGTAGCTATAATCTGAATTTCATTTAAAAAACCTTTTTTAAATAAAGGTCTAATAGGACGATCAATTAATCGAGAAATTAAGATTTCACTTTCACTAGGTCTTCCTTCTCTACGAAAAAAATTACCTGGAATACGACCAGCTGCATATGATTTTTCTTGATAATATACTGATAATGGAAAAAAATTTTGTTCTGTTTTTACTTTATTATCTACTACCATGGTAACAAATACAGCTGTATCGTCAATACTAACCATAACAGCTGATGTTGCCTGTCTAGCTATCATTCCTGTTTCAATAGTTACAGTATTATTTCCATAACGGAATCTATGAATAATCGGGTTTAACAAAATAAATATCCTTCAAATAAAAATTTTTATACTAAAAAAATAAATTAGTTTTTAAAATCTATCATTAATATAAATT
Proteins encoded in this region:
- the pnp gene encoding polyribonucleotide nucleotidyltransferase, which gives rise to MLNPIIHRFRYGNNTVTIETGMIARQATSAVMVSIDDTAVFVTMVVDNKVKTEQNFFPLSVYYQEKSYAAGRIPGNFFRREGRPSESEILISRLIDRPIRPLFKKGFLNEIQIIATVMSVNPEINPDIVAIIGASTVLNLSGIPFNGPFGTARIGYINNNYVLNPSIKEMKNSKLDLIISSTKKAVLMVEAKSYLLTEEQILEAIIYGHNQQQILINNIIKLSNQIKKKSYEWILYPLKNKKLKQKINFLSYKKLSKIYSIKEKQIRINKIDSLKLKIIELIKEEKEYENISIHDFNEIFYELEKNIVRKNIINKNLRIDGREHDMIRGLDVRIGVLPRTHGSALFTRGETQALVTATLGTTRDAQSLDDLINNKTDNFLFHYNFPPYSVGEIGIISSPKRREIGHGNLAKKSLIPIMPSLDNFPYTIRIVSEITESNGSSSMASVCGASLAMMDAGIPIKNAVAGIAMGLIKEENNFIILSDILGDEDHLGDMDFKVAGTKIGITSLQMDMKIEGITYEIIKSALFQAKLARLHILEVMKQVISIPRKKISEFAPRIHTIKINPEKIKDMIGKGGSVIRALTEETDTVIEIEDSGIVKIAAKNNEKIKFAIRRIEEITADIIVGQIYNGKVIRIVEFGAFISIGNGKEGLVHISQITNKHVSKVSDYLQVLQNVLVKVMEIDKQGRIRLSIKAAIIDKI